In the genome of Channa argus isolate prfri chromosome 8, Channa argus male v1.0, whole genome shotgun sequence, the window AATGCAGAGGATAAGTTCTGTATTAAATGACCTGTAACCTATGCTGCACCCCACTCCCTACAACAGCAGAgtacttccagaaaacagtaAGGCCTCTATTCTACATGAGCAATGACAATTTAAGACCTTTGAGAAGCTGTCGTGGTTTTTAAGACTAATCATTAAAGAAAATCACAATATTTCCGTTTCTGTCCTCAGCTTTCTAACAATTTGTAAACCTACACCCACTACACCctgcaaaatagaaaaaatcAAACAATACCTAAACACCTATTTCTCAGAGTCTTCTTGGGCCCAATTTgatataaatttattttaaatatcttcAAGAATAATGATGACATTAAACAAAAGGGAGGGATTTCACAGATGGCTCATACCACTGGGCAAAGAACAGACCTTGAAAACGTATCTGACAGAAGCCTGTTTGCAAGCACTATTAGTTTTAACTCtttatacagtaggtttacagCTGCAATGTCGCTCATAAATCAGACCACAGACCTGCCTTTGCTTTGAACCTGATTAGAAAAAGTGCAGACCACTGTGAGCTTCCATCCAAGTGCACCCAAGTTACCACCTGTAACACGAGTCTGCATGGTGTAAAGCTAAAGAGCGTGCAATCTTTACTACATAGTGAACAACACACTGTGTAAGTTTCGACACACTGAATCTgaagcatttgtgtttttgataaAACTAATGTAGATGTGAGACAACGTATCAGAGCAAGACCAAACAGATGACAGCCTAGTCGTGAGACACTGCAAAAAGCTGTCCAGGGGGGTAGAGCGGGGGCTGTGACACAGATAGAGCTGCTCAGTAGAAACCTGTCTGTGTGAAAGCCATTAGAGGAAAACGCAAAGTGACAAcacaagaaagacaaacagcagatgTGTGGTTTTACCCATGAGAAGGTTGAGCATGACTTCTTGTCCGGCAGCACTGTCACTCTTGTACAGACAATATGCGGTACCAGCCAGCCACGGGATGCCATGTCCTGATATCTCTACCAGCTTCATCAAGGGGCGCATGCTGCCCCAGGACGAGTCCTCGCAGGCGCACACCCCCAGCCGCTTGGACGTCCACAGGTCGATGGCGAGCAAGGAGCTGAGCGCGACGCGGATGAAGGAGGGGTTGAGCCGTAAAGTGTCCTCTTCTGGCGGGCCGCTCGCCGAACCAGTGGAAGAGCTGGAGCCCCGGCGTCGAGTGGGGCTCTCCGAGACTCGGAGCCGAGCGGTGGTCGGATCAGAGCCCTGGCGCTGGAGGTGTGGTGATGAGGACCGGTTCAGCGGCTTCGTTAGAGACAGGAACTCGTAGCGGCCATTGGAGCTGCCAAGCACCGGGCTTCCTCCGCTTCGACCGGGGTTTTTCACTTTAGGAGAAGGCATTGTGTCTGAAATGTACCGTCGTAGACAATTCACCGTGATGTTGATGCAGCGCAAAGGTGGATTTTCTGCAGTGCTGTGCGGCTCATCGGATGTACGTTTGACAATTCGTATCACGTCCAACTACACTGAGCTGAGGCGCCATCTTTGTTGTTCTTATCGCAAAGCCGCTTGGGAAATTGAGTTTTATGAAACAGATGGCGACCCTGACAACAACTCGAAACCACTCGACGTGTTGCGGATCGCAtgtattcaaaaataaaacaaaatccaataaaaatgaATCGACTTTTTTCATAAACTCttactttttataatttgtgtaatttgGGGAACTTTAAATGAGCTTTTTATTGGGCCTCTGGATTTATGTCACAATTCATACACCTTTAGTCCAAACATTTCTCCTTTCtcgtttcttttatttttgtcgtcattatttttgtcacatttccaATTTCCATTAAACATTTCCTGTTGAACTTCCGACTTTCGAGAGGTTTCAGTTTGAAATGAGTAAAAAAGGACaatttgaagacattttagaTACTAGTGTGAAAGAGATTATAACAGGACCTGATTTTTAAATCctatataatgtattttacgttttcattttcttaatgtATTTTGCTAACTaaagctggaaaataaaaaaacaatcttcaCTGTTCGTCACTGATCTGCTCCATGGTTGGTTGGATCTTGACTTAAGCCCGCCCACATGAGAGTCCATGTGGAGCTAATCCACGGATAGATCACAACTGGTCTCTGACAGCCTGATCCTCATTTTCTCCAGTGTCTGAGTTCCAGAGAAGAACTGACGATGCCTGGACTTTTACTGGGAGACGAGTTTCCTAATTTCGAGGCCGACACCACCATCGGCAGGATCAAATTCCACGATTTCCTGGGCAGCTCGTAAGTGCGCATGCTTCCCGTTCAAGACACCACGTTTGTGTTACCCCCACTCTTTCATATGTCCCTTTGATCACAGTGATTGCTTCATCTGAGCTCCGTGCTTACACGCCTGACGACTGTCTGAAGAGCTGACACATTGTTTAGCACATTagctcagagaggagaggagagttAACGTCCGTACCGTAGGACCGCTACGACGCACAGGGACCGGTCACGTGACCAGAGCCCTGCCAGCTATGACTGAGCTTTTACATCGGTGAAAACTTAAATAAATCCCACATGATggttcatgtttgttttattgttatttgttatCAGACCATACAAGATCaagttgtttaaaatgaaactacTAATTGCTCAAATAATAACTATCAGAGTTCTTTGCCAGCAGTAAATTCTCTCTTAGTTTGTCTCTTTTCATGGTTTCAGTTGCTATTTCTACAAGCAGGAGTAATAATTTAGAGCAACTATCAAACTAaacagtttaatatttaaatacagcatGACTGCCATTAAACACTGGCTGGCTGACACATACAGGGTTACACAAGAGATCAGGATAGCGTAGGATAAGAAATGTGATGAAACACACCCACCCTTCCACAGTTCCTCTTACCCAATTCGTGGaaacttatttttgtgttttcaatagCAATGGTTTAACATGAACCAGTTTTAGCTGCGGCTTTATAAACAGTCtgcatgttttttatatttatcctTTTGTATAGATGTAGGTTAGTGTAAAAAAAGGTGCTgtagtgtttttattctgtggcaggtttttattattattattattagtattattttaatgaagaaGTCAAGACCAGGCTTGTAGTGTTTATGTTTGCGTGGATTTAAAACTCTGCTCCATTGCTTTCATCCCATGTTGGCGTCTACTCTCATGTCCAATCCTGTAAGACCTGGTCTTTTCCTACAACagcagagggagaaaggaaataatagtttgtgtgtgtgtgtgtgtgtaacatgcTGCACCAACAACCTCATGGGGTTTCCACTTGATTTGCATGATTTACTTATTCTATTCTAGTAGGTTGAACAACATGAAAGGTAAAACCTGTTTGAGTTCATCTTATATTCTTTGTATGTGTTTCTTCTTCCTGAAAATGTACATGTATCAATATGAGGCCAATACCTATTTATGTTGGTTACataactgcttttttttctattgtagAATTAGATGTTGGACTGTGAGAGGCAACCTCTTTTTTGTGTCCTTGTTTTATAGCTTTCCATTATGTTTGTTGCTACAGTTGCTTGAATATTTCTGGCAGCTGTAGTCAAGTGGGAAAGGTTGCAACCTAGCAACCCCagcacagcaaaaaaaacacctttgaaCTCACAGGTGGAGCTACTCATAGAATGATTGACCTTTAACAAGCCCATGTTGACTGAGTGGTTTAATAttaagttagttttttttattattatgtgttgGCATCCAGCATTCCAGCTTCTTCCACTTCAACTAAAACTTTCAGTGTTTCATTGTAATCTTCTGGTCACTCCATGGTCAGCTGATGAGCTTAAGTAGGTCTTTCATTGCCTCTACCTCATTTGAcccaacaataaaacacaataaagaaaatcatgTGAATGAGAAAACATGTGATATTtggaaaaattgttttgaaaaagaTTTGTTACAATACCAGTGATCTATCACTTCCGTCAACTCCACTATCTATCCCCCCCCAGTGCGACACAGCTGGATTTAATGTCTTTGAGTCTGAGCCTGCCAGATCCAGACACCTGTTGCTTCAATCTGTGTATGGAATTTCCTCTACTGAGACTGAGTGTTCTTGTCATTGGCTTTTGCAGtaatttcttctgttttcttcttctgtcttctgttgtGTCGGCTCCCACactttcgtgtgtgtgtgaaggattGAACATGGGCAGTCCATCAAGTCTGGAGCTTTATGGAGGAGCTCAGTCAATATGATGAACCTCATCAATTGTTGACTGTTTTCCACTGCAGGTGGGGTATCCTGTTTTCCCACCCAAAGGATTTCACTCCGGTTTGCACCACAGAGCTTGCCTGTGCTGCCAGGATCAGCGATGAGTTCAAGAAGCGAGGTGTGAAGATGATTGCCTTGTCCATTGACAGTGTTGAGGATCACCGCCACTGGAGCAAGGTTGggaatgaacacacacagacacatattgtATACCTCCATATCTGCTTGACGAGCAGCAGCATTCTAATGGAgtagttagtgctgctgccttacagctagaaggtccacTGTTTAAATCCATCAGCCAGCTGCGGCCTTTCTGAGTGGAGTTTGCgtgttttccctgtgctttgATAGGATTTCTCTGGGTTCTCTGGTTGCCTCTTGCAGTCCAACGTCCAAATCCACACTCTCTGGCCTGACCGTGGAGGGTCAGAGTTGGAAGCTTGTCGAACAAGTGGGGCTGCTATGGCTGAAGTCACACTTAATGATTGTAATCAGTGTTTATATACCTGTTATTGCATAGCACTAATGTGACCCAGTTTGTAGACACAATGACAGTAAGTTACTGTTATCATGTTTTGATTATCAAACTCCACCTGTTAGTGCCTTGGTCCTTCtgttttgaagtgtgtttttttttaatgtaaaactagATTTATGCCAATGCCACGGTGTTGAGATTTACATAGGATGTGTAGGGTGCATGGCTAGAGTTTACCTACATGATGCCTATGATGTATGTTCAGCATAAAACAATCTTAGGGCAAAGCAGACTGGCAGAGTTGGGTGAAACTCCTACAAGTTTTTAGACTCTAATTTAAAAGTGAATCTTCAAATTTTGCACTTACTGAATGCTGAAACCGAAGGGTATAACATCCATGGGTTCATCACTTTCCATGGATTTCTCCTTTAACTGGGATGTTACATTACAACACCTCCTCAGTATCACTCTGTAATGCTGTTTGATATAACATAAGTAACACTACCTGCCtcaatgttaaaataaaggtagaaatccagtgtttttaagacaaATATTTCCTCTCTTTGGTTAAGGAGGATTTTTAGTATCTTAGGGAGCAGTGTTGGGACCACAGCCTCAGTGCCTGTGCATGTCGTTCATGGTCGTCACAGTGACCCTGAACTGCTACACCTGTGCTGCGACATGCGTACAGTGCAGTCTGCACAAAAAGATGTAAAGGCTGAAATTGCTTGTCTCTTCCCTCTGCGTAGGATGTGATGGCATTTAACAGTGAGGCTGAACGCGCACTGCCCTTCCCCATCATCGCAGATGATAAGAGAGAGCTGGCTGTCGAGCTGGGAATGCTGGACCCCGATGAGAAAGACAAGGATGGAATGCCCCTCACTGCTCGATGTGTAAGACACCTCCCCTTCCTCTAAGGCCAACGAGCACCAACAggatattaaataaacattgaaCAAGGACACTAAAATCTTTGGGCTTTATTTTCAAACTTTGTTGACTAACTCAGCATGCCATGTTGCTTGGAGGAAAACCATGATGCAgaattgtcattaaaaaaaaaaaaaaaaaaaaaatatatatatatatatatatatatatatatatatatatatatatatatatatatatatatatatatatatatatatatatatatatatatatatatatatatatatatatataatatgtgtgtgtgtatatatatatatatgtgtatatatatatatatatatatatatgtgtatatatatatatatatatatatatatgtgtatatatatatgtgtatatatatatgtgtatatatatatgtgtatatatatatgtgtatatatatatgtgtatatatatatgtgtgtatatatatatgtgtatatatatatgtgtatatatatatgtgtatatatatatgtgtatatatatatgtgtatatatatatgtgtatatatatatgtgtgtatatatatatgtgtatatatatatgtgtatatatatatgtgtatatatatatatgtgtatatatatatatgtgtatatatatatatatgtgtatatatatatatatgtgtatatatatatatatgtgtgtatatatatatatgtgtgtgtatatatatatatatgtgtgtgtatatatatatatatgtgtgtgtatatatatatgtgtgtgtatatatatatatatgtgtgtgtatatgtgtgtgtatatgtgtgtgtatatatatatatatgtgtgtgtatatatatatatgtgtgtgtatatgtgtgtgtatatgtgtgtgtatatatatatatatatatatatatatgtatatatatgtgtgtgtatatgtgtgtgtatatgtgtgtgtatatatatatatatatatgtgtgtatatatatatatgtgtgtgtatatgtgtgtgtatatgtgtgtgtatatatatatatatatatatgtgtgtatatatatatatgtgtatatatgtatatatatatgtatatatatatatatatatgtgtgtatatatgtgtgtatatatgtatatatatatgtgtatatatatatatatatatatatgtatatatgtatatatatgtatatatatatatatatatatatatatatatatatatgtgtgtatatatatatgtgtatatatatatgtgtatatatatatatatgtgtatatatatatatatgtgtatatatatatatgtatatatatgtgtatatatatatgtatatatatgtgtatatatatatgtatatatatgtgtatatatatatacatatatgtgtgtatatatatgtatatatgtgtgtatatatatgtatatatgtgtgtatatatgtatatatatatgtatatatgtgtgtatatatatatgtatatatgtgtgtgtatatatatatgtatatatatatatgtgtgtatatatatatatatatatatatatatatatatatatatatatgtgtatatatatatatgtatatatatgtgtatatatatgtatatatatgtgtatatatatatgtatatatatgtgtatatatatatacatatatgtgtgtatatatatgtatatatgtgtgtatatatatgtatatatgtgtgtatatatgtatatatatatatgtatatatgtgtgtatatatatatgtatatatgtgtgtgtatatatatatgtatatatatatatgtgtgtatatatatatatatatatatatatatatatatatatatatatatatatgtatatatgtgtgtatatatatatatgtatatatgtgtgtatatgtgtatatatatatatatgtgtatatatatatatatatatatatatatatatatatatatgtatatatgtgtgtatatatatatatatatatatatatatatatatatatatatatatatatatatatatatatatatatatatatatatatatgtgtatatatgtgtatatgtgtgtatatatatatatatatatatatatatatatatatatatatatgtatatatatgtgtatatgtatatatatgtgtatatgtatatatatgtatatatatgtatatatatatatgtatatatatgtatatatatgtatatatatatatatatgtgtgtgtgtgtatatatatatatatatatatatatatatatatatatatatatatatatatatatatatacatatacatatacatatacatacacacatacatatgtgtatatatatatatatgtgtgtatgtatatatatgtatatatatatatttatatttgtatattctGACTATTTTATTCATCCTGTATCATGTAAAGGTATTTGTGATTGGACCTGACAAGAAACTGAAGCTGTCCATCCTCTACCCCGCCACCACAGGAAGGAACTTTGATGAGCTGCTCAGAGTAATCGACTCTCTGCAGCTCACTGCACAGCAGAAGGTTGCCACACCAGTCGACTGGAAGGTAAAACTATATATTCATATCAGGCAGCGGCCTGGGTGATGTTTGTGTCATTAGAAACAGAAAGGATGCATATATAGCCTATGCCTCGGGTACTTTCAACTGTGCACATTAAGCAAATGAACAGCATTGGAGCTCGTTGCATGAGTTTGCATGAtatgtaaagtttttaaaaccaaatttcTAGCCTTTCACTCTCTTTACAGAATTGGATACAAGGAAGATTGTATTGAAgttacacttaaaaaaaaaactgatacttataaaaaataacattacttTCATTTAGCAGACTTTTGAGACCGTTCAGGGAATATGGAGCTGCTGCATGAGTATGTCTTCACTTTCCTGTTCTTGTTTCTCTTCCAGCCTGGTGACAAAGTTATGGTCATCCCCTCGATCTCAGAGGCCGAAGCTGCTGTTCTCTTCCCCAAAGGCGTGACCACTAAAGAGGTGCCTTCTGGGAAGAAATACTTGCGCTACACTCAGCTCTGAAGGGACACCAAAGACAACACCCTGCACTAGTTTACTGCTCTTTCAAAAAACATAGACGCACTTGTTCGTTTTGGAGGCAATATTAATCAGGCAACATGTCCAGCAGCAAACCAGCAATACTGATACTGTCATTGCAGTGCCTTGTTTACCATCcctaaataaagacattttgtgCAAGTTCCTTGtgaacattttgacttttttttgtttcttttacactGCCACAGTTTGGCTCACAAAGGAATGGGGACCCCTGCTCTCCTCTGACTTCCTGTAACATTAGGTGTCGCTGTATACcctgaaacagaaatattacTCTGCTGCTTGGCTTGAGGTACCAGCTGGTATCACTAGATGTCAGTGTATACACAACGACTAAAGGAGCTATGCTGCACCATCCTGTTTTTAACAATTGCAGAGATGGGGAGTGGTGCCATATGCActgaaattacttttattttgtttacagttcCATTAATTAAGTATTGGCAGCATTCACATGATATCCACTTTCAGTCATGTTGCTTAGGCAGATTTCTTAGCATAAACAGTAAGATCTTAAACTTTCCCCATTTTACTCTGCATTATAACCATTTTGCCAACTCGGCATAACAGGCTAATGCTGTCTAAATGCCCTAATGCAATGTGAATTAGTCTTTTAAATTGGCAGCTCTGTGCTCAGTGTCAAGGCTTTTTAAATGCCATTATCAAGATGAAGCCCAGCAGCTGCATGCCCCAAGAAGATGCAGTGGTAGAGAAGAACAAAGTACAATTACTCAAGTATAGTTTAAAGGAGTTTATGTAAGTATATCCAGgttatattactttgtacttcTACTTCAATGCATTTCTGAGGCAAAAATCAACTTTTTAGTTTGGATTTAGCTTGGGCCCCTCTTCCAATTtcatatctctgtgtgtgtttcattttcatcaaaGCAACATTTCCTTTCTGAACTTGCcacaatatttaattttgagAAAGATAAAACTATTAATTATTCACCGTGAGCAGCTGAAACAGTACAATGCTCCTTACACGTTTACACATTGCTGActacagaaaaatatatatgtagTATTTTCCTGCAGAATAagcacttttcattttttcttgttacttTAAATACAATATGCTGATCAGAGATGTTTCCTTGTTAGTAGAGAGTGGAAATGTGAAGACGGAATGATACATTGGTATAACACGTTGCGATGAATTTCACAGATTTCATGTTGgttatttcatttca includes:
- the prdx6 gene encoding peroxiredoxin-6, whose protein sequence is MPGLLLGDEFPNFEADTTIGRIKFHDFLGSSWGILFSHPKDFTPVCTTELACAARISDEFKKRGVKMIALSIDSVEDHRHWSKDVMAFNSEAERALPFPIIADDKRELAVELGMLDPDEKDKDGMPLTARCVFVIGPDKKLKLSILYPATTGRNFDELLRVIDSLQLTAQQKVATPVDWKPGDKVMVIPSISEAEAAVLFPKGVTTKEVPSGKKYLRYTQL
- the plpp6 gene encoding polyisoprenoid diphosphate/phosphate phosphohydrolase PLPP6 is translated as MPSPKVKNPGRSGGSPVLGSSNGRYEFLSLTKPLNRSSSPHLQRQGSDPTTARLRVSESPTRRRGSSSSTGSASGPPEEDTLRLNPSFIRVALSSLLAIDLWTSKRLGVCACEDSSWGSMRPLMKLVEISGHGIPWLAGTAYCLYKSDSAAGQEVMLNLLMGLVLDLVLVAIVKAVVRRRRPAHNRMDMFATFSVDCYSFPSGHATRAAMCGRFLLTHLVLAAPLRVLVLLWSCLVGLSRVLLGRHNVTDVMFGFWMGYCQYNLVEMLWLSPQTLQTLLGQLA